From Candidatus Zixiibacteriota bacterium, a single genomic window includes:
- a CDS encoding MBL fold metallo-hydrolase has product MSLKMFVLSVVSVLLLGIAIANAQGPDGTQFTSVKAAENIYMLQGNGGNIGLFTGEDGVFLIDDQFAPLHEKLIAQIKKLSGSADIDLDNAFLINTHFHRDHTGGNELLGKSGTLIVAHEKGRQRLTTESYVPFFDSRNPAIPKAGLPVITFSENMTFHLNGDSVRVVHVGSAHTDGDAFVHFTKANVIHAGDILFLQTYPFIDLDNGGSVAGVIEGTETLLAISDDRTKIIPGHGNMTDRAGLVSYHKMLTTTYEAVRQLVKAGHSLEQIQSSKPTAEFDGEFEGFVSGEDFVGLLYRDLTE; this is encoded by the coding sequence ATGTCACTCAAAATGTTTGTCTTATCCGTTGTGTCAGTCCTTTTGTTGGGCATAGCTATTGCCAACGCCCAGGGTCCCGATGGGACCCAATTCACAAGCGTCAAGGCAGCCGAGAATATTTACATGCTTCAGGGTAACGGGGGGAACATCGGGCTGTTTACAGGCGAGGATGGTGTCTTTCTTATCGACGATCAGTTTGCGCCGTTGCACGAGAAGCTTATCGCTCAGATCAAAAAACTCTCAGGCAGTGCCGACATTGATCTGGACAACGCCTTCCTGATCAACACGCATTTCCATCGCGATCACACCGGCGGCAACGAACTGTTGGGGAAGTCCGGAACACTGATCGTGGCGCATGAAAAAGGACGGCAGCGTTTGACCACGGAGTCGTATGTGCCGTTTTTTGATTCGCGTAACCCGGCCATACCCAAAGCCGGTCTACCGGTGATAACGTTCAGTGAAAACATGACCTTCCATCTAAACGGCGACAGCGTCCGGGTGGTGCATGTCGGAAGTGCACATACCGACGGCGATGCTTTCGTGCACTTCACCAAAGCCAATGTCATCCACGCCGGCGATATTCTGTTTTTGCAAACCTATCCCTTTATTGACCTCGACAACGGCGGCTCGGTGGCCGGTGTCATCGAGGGAACCGAAACGCTCCTGGCTATTTCTGATGACAGGACAAAGATCATTCCAGGTCACGGAAATATGACCGACCGAGCCGGGTTGGTAAGCTATCACAAAATGCTGACCACCACCTACGAGGCCGTGCGTCAGTTGGTCAAGGCGGGGCATTCGCTTGAGCAGATTCAATCATCCAAACCGACCGCTGAGTTTGACGGCGAGTTTGAGGGGTTTGTCTCGGGGGAGGACTTTGTCGGGTTGTTGTACCGTGATCTGACCGAGTAA
- a CDS encoding SPFH domain-containing protein, whose translation MITERKFNSVSGWAALFILLAIMAVVTYFVTVDGPMWVRIASGVGILIDLFLIAGLFFVNPNEARVLQLFGKYIGTTSQQGLRWANPLYSKKRVSLRVRNFETGQMKVNDIGGNPIEIASIVVWKVVDTAEAIFEVDSYEAFVKIQSEAAVRNLATQYAYDSSDDTVLSLRGSTAQISDKLREEIQARLEQAGVEVLEARISHLAYAPEIAEAMLRRQQAGAIIAARTLIVEGAVGMVEMALDSLSKKQIIELDHERKASMVSNLLVVLCGETSTQPVINTGTMYQ comes from the coding sequence ATGATCACAGAACGCAAGTTTAACTCGGTATCTGGATGGGCCGCCCTCTTCATTCTTCTCGCCATAATGGCCGTGGTGACCTACTTTGTAACAGTAGATGGTCCCATGTGGGTCAGGATCGCATCCGGCGTTGGAATACTGATCGATCTATTCCTGATAGCCGGTTTGTTTTTTGTCAATCCCAATGAGGCCCGTGTTCTTCAACTCTTCGGCAAGTATATTGGCACGACCAGCCAGCAGGGACTCAGATGGGCTAACCCGCTCTATAGTAAAAAACGCGTTTCCCTCAGGGTCAGGAATTTCGAGACAGGCCAAATGAAAGTCAATGATATCGGCGGCAACCCGATTGAGATCGCATCGATCGTGGTTTGGAAAGTTGTCGACACAGCCGAGGCGATTTTTGAGGTTGATAGTTACGAGGCATTTGTCAAGATCCAGAGCGAGGCTGCTGTCCGCAATCTGGCCACTCAATACGCGTATGATTCAAGCGACGACACCGTCCTGTCACTTCGCGGGAGTACGGCACAGATATCCGACAAACTCCGCGAAGAGATTCAGGCGCGTCTGGAGCAGGCGGGTGTTGAGGTTCTGGAGGCCAGAATCAGTCACCTGGCTTATGCCCCGGAGATTGCCGAGGCGATGTTGCGCAGGCAACAGGCCGGCGCTATCATCGCGGCCCGGACGTTGATAGTCGAAGGCGCGGTTGGCATGGTGGAGATGGCTCTGGATTCTCTTTCGAAAAAGCAGATTATCGAACTCGATCACGAACGCAAGGCTTCCATGGTGTCCAATCTCCTGGTCGTTCTGTGTGGTGAAACATCGACGCAACCGGTCATAAACACCGGGACCATGTATCAGTAG
- a CDS encoding Arc family DNA binding domain-containing protein translates to MAQKKSFLIRVDTEVLRELRRWADDELRSVNGHIEFLLRKALREAGRQKIPKDDAEKLEG, encoded by the coding sequence ATGGCGCAGAAGAAGTCATTTCTCATCAGGGTAGATACGGAAGTGCTTCGAGAGTTGCGCAGATGGGCCGACGATGAGTTGCGTAGCGTGAACGGGCATATCGAATTCCTTCTGCGCAAGGCGTTGCGGGAGGCGGGAAGACAAAAGATACCCAAAGATGACGCGGAAAAGTTGGAGGGGTGA
- a CDS encoding M28 family peptidase: MIRLTLLLSALLVMATTGLAGDLYKVQLNSESDAEQLAATGAEPIARLNDGFLVIADGDSQELLRASDLPLLLLATSVTKDDLALDNRLDSYNVDRYPLLYEDGRMRLYRVNLVQLLESEGQPGLSPVRNEHLQITFHQPSLDDAIKRAPTLEIDLDSLIGLVIQDSLYAHDSTLQAFNGRVAGSSSNRAARDWIAGKFTAFGYDSVMLDTFSAPINGTTQCYNVVATKVGTRFPHHHIVVGAHHDAVTGSPGADDNGSGTSGVIELARVLSGIETDMTFIFVTFDAEEYGLYGSWHYADEASARGDTIVYMFNMDMIGAINNATNVTVHHGSETNYSVLYNQLADSLLGLTGILSGNISQSDHWPFTQYDWTSTFIMEYNFSPVYHTYQDSTTYMDFVYMTKMVKSAVAVVYYVNATEGPMPSVLFSYPSGLPSTLPPMQTTTVEVALTGKYGGTPVAGSGMLYYDVDDHGWASSAMTETSPNLYEATLPAAPCDSRVKYYFSAEEAEMGTQYDPSPSNPYRATVATDVVVIVADNFETDQGWTAAVQGASSGQWQRGTPVNDPDWSYDPATDGDGSGQCYLTQNQMGNTDVDDGSVSLSSPVFDLSQGGFFEYDYYLKLTNEGGFVDRLLVEISSDGGGSTWTEVTRHDIDGGSTWHHVNIDELDLAGLGVSLTSNMVVRFTANDADPQSIVEAGVDGFNVTRYDCELLYLCADIDADGAGPNIADLVYLVDYMFNSGPAPQYPESADFDGDDQITIADLVTLVDFMFNDGPAPVCF; encoded by the coding sequence ATGATTAGGTTAACACTGTTATTGAGCGCCCTGCTGGTCATGGCCACAACCGGTCTGGCCGGCGATCTTTACAAAGTACAACTGAATTCAGAAAGTGACGCCGAACAGTTGGCGGCCACCGGCGCGGAACCGATTGCGCGCCTCAACGACGGCTTCCTGGTAATCGCCGATGGTGATTCCCAGGAGCTTCTGAGAGCATCAGATTTGCCGCTGCTATTATTGGCTACTTCGGTCACCAAGGATGACCTGGCCCTGGACAACCGACTTGACAGTTACAACGTCGACCGGTATCCCCTGTTATACGAGGATGGTCGCATGCGTCTCTACCGGGTCAACCTTGTGCAATTGCTTGAGAGTGAGGGGCAGCCAGGCCTCAGCCCTGTTCGTAATGAACATCTGCAGATCACTTTCCACCAGCCGTCGTTGGACGACGCAATCAAAAGAGCGCCGACTCTCGAAATCGACCTCGACTCATTGATCGGGTTGGTAATACAGGACTCGCTCTACGCTCATGACAGCACTCTGCAGGCCTTCAACGGCCGGGTGGCCGGCAGTAGCAGCAACCGCGCCGCCCGCGATTGGATTGCCGGCAAGTTCACTGCGTTCGGCTATGACTCGGTGATGCTTGACACTTTTTCGGCGCCCATCAACGGCACGACGCAATGTTACAATGTCGTGGCCACCAAAGTGGGCACACGCTTTCCACATCATCATATCGTTGTCGGTGCCCACCACGATGCCGTCACCGGTTCGCCGGGCGCCGACGACAACGGCTCCGGCACCTCGGGTGTGATCGAACTGGCGCGCGTTCTCTCAGGTATCGAAACCGACATGACCTTCATTTTCGTCACCTTTGACGCAGAAGAATACGGCCTCTATGGTTCCTGGCATTATGCCGACGAAGCCTCAGCCCGCGGCGACACGATCGTCTACATGTTCAACATGGACATGATAGGTGCAATAAACAACGCCACAAATGTTACCGTACACCATGGAAGCGAAACTAACTACTCAGTCCTTTACAACCAATTGGCCGACTCACTCCTGGGTCTCACGGGGATTTTGTCGGGCAATATATCTCAGTCAGACCACTGGCCGTTTACTCAGTACGACTGGACTTCTACGTTCATAATGGAGTACAACTTTTCGCCGGTGTATCACACCTATCAGGACAGCACTACCTATATGGATTTCGTGTACATGACAAAAATGGTCAAGAGTGCGGTGGCCGTGGTCTACTATGTCAACGCCACCGAGGGACCCATGCCTTCGGTGTTGTTCAGCTATCCTTCGGGGCTCCCAAGTACCTTGCCGCCCATGCAGACAACGACGGTTGAAGTTGCTCTGACCGGCAAGTACGGTGGAACCCCGGTGGCCGGTAGTGGCATGCTGTATTACGATGTCGATGATCATGGCTGGGCGTCGTCGGCCATGACCGAGACGTCGCCGAATCTCTATGAAGCCACGCTTCCGGCGGCACCATGCGACAGTCGCGTGAAGTACTATTTCAGTGCCGAAGAAGCCGAGATGGGTACTCAGTACGATCCCAGTCCGTCCAATCCATACCGCGCCACGGTAGCCACCGATGTGGTCGTAATCGTCGCTGACAATTTCGAGACGGATCAGGGTTGGACGGCGGCTGTACAAGGCGCTTCCAGCGGGCAGTGGCAGCGCGGTACTCCCGTCAATGATCCGGACTGGTCCTACGATCCGGCCACCGACGGCGACGGCAGCGGGCAGTGCTATCTTACTCAGAACCAAATGGGCAACACCGATGTCGACGACGGTTCGGTTAGTCTCAGTTCGCCTGTCTTTGACCTCTCGCAAGGTGGCTTCTTTGAATATGATTACTATCTGAAACTCACCAACGAAGGCGGCTTTGTCGACCGTCTTCTCGTGGAGATTTCTTCCGATGGCGGCGGGTCCACCTGGACCGAGGTTACGCGACATGACATTGACGGCGGATCGACATGGCATCATGTCAACATTGATGAACTCGACTTGGCCGGCCTGGGTGTCTCACTGACGTCCAACATGGTCGTTCGTTTCACGGCCAACGATGCAGACCCGCAGTCTATCGTCGAGGCCGGCGTGGATGGTTTTAATGTGACCCGCTACGACTGCGAATTATTATATCTCTGTGCCGACATCGATGCCGACGGGGCGGGACCGAACATCGCCGATTTGGTCTACCTGGTCGACTATATGTTTAACTCTGGACCGGCGCCGCAGTATCCGGAATCGGCTGATTTTGACGGCGATGATCAGATTACGATTGCAGATTTGGTGACGTTGGTGGATTTCATGTTCAACGACGGCCCCGCGCCGGTTTGCTTTTGA
- a CDS encoding lectin like domain-containing protein: MTSKMVTVVTSFILVLAVLVAPTFVNAQSEAPQLAPLRPVSDSEMPPRRGFIPSRNDLRHLDSYGDAAKSTATLPARFDWRTTGKVTSIKNQGACGACYSFATVADIESKMLIAGEGSFDFSENNVKECNVQNTACNGGNYEIVANFLSQNGTVLESCDAYTPNNVPCNSGCTTQKTLTGWRIIAADAVPSTATLQDHIYNNGPVYTALYTGDGNDPAFQTEFNNYDGGYAMYYTGTWTINHAVLIVGWDDDHPHSGGTGAWICKNSWGTSWGGTCDYGAEAGYFYMAYGSASIGKYSSYMSDYMDYDASVSLLAYDDNGWTSQWGYSSPTGWGLCVFPIATQQFITHVEFWTSDITLDVDVYIYDSFNGSSLSTLLASELDNNYAQAGYHSVALSSPPQISAGDDIVAVVKFENASYIYPIVADANGSSETGATYISGNGGSGTWTDLGAYAADDVGIRVRTSPTLALDADDDPTATPYRWSLSHNYPNPFNPSTNIHYSLASRSHVTITIYNVLGQEVNVLVDEVKSAGEYDASWDGSDFGGRGVASGIYFYRMVADDHTETAKMVLLR; this comes from the coding sequence ATGACAAGCAAAATGGTAACTGTTGTAACGTCTTTCATACTGGTCCTGGCAGTACTGGTCGCGCCCACTTTTGTGAATGCCCAGTCCGAGGCTCCCCAACTGGCTCCGCTGAGGCCGGTGAGCGACTCCGAGATGCCGCCGCGACGGGGGTTCATACCTTCGCGCAACGACCTCAGACACCTGGACAGCTACGGTGACGCAGCCAAGAGCACAGCCACCCTGCCGGCCAGATTCGATTGGCGTACCACCGGTAAGGTGACATCGATCAAGAACCAGGGAGCCTGCGGTGCTTGTTATTCGTTTGCAACCGTCGCCGACATTGAGTCCAAGATGCTGATCGCGGGGGAGGGCAGTTTTGACTTCTCCGAGAATAATGTGAAAGAGTGCAATGTCCAAAACACAGCTTGCAACGGCGGCAACTATGAGATCGTAGCCAATTTCCTTTCGCAGAACGGTACCGTGCTTGAGTCTTGCGACGCTTACACACCGAACAATGTCCCCTGCAATTCCGGCTGCACCACCCAAAAGACGCTGACCGGTTGGCGAATCATAGCCGCCGATGCGGTTCCCTCGACAGCGACGCTGCAAGACCACATATATAACAACGGCCCGGTCTATACAGCCCTGTACACAGGCGATGGCAATGATCCGGCCTTCCAAACCGAGTTCAACAACTACGACGGCGGATACGCGATGTACTATACCGGCACCTGGACAATCAATCATGCTGTTTTGATTGTGGGCTGGGATGACGACCATCCGCACTCCGGTGGTACCGGCGCCTGGATTTGCAAAAACAGTTGGGGCACCTCCTGGGGAGGCACCTGCGACTATGGTGCCGAGGCCGGGTACTTCTATATGGCCTATGGATCGGCTTCTATCGGTAAGTATTCCTCTTACATGTCTGACTATATGGACTACGACGCCAGCGTTTCGCTTTTGGCCTACGACGACAACGGCTGGACGTCGCAGTGGGGATACAGTTCGCCTACCGGATGGGGGCTGTGCGTGTTTCCGATCGCAACTCAGCAGTTCATCACGCATGTTGAGTTTTGGACGAGCGATATCACCCTCGATGTCGATGTATATATTTACGACAGTTTCAACGGCAGTAGTTTGTCAACTCTGCTGGCCAGCGAACTGGACAACAATTATGCCCAGGCAGGGTATCACTCGGTGGCGTTGAGTTCGCCGCCACAGATTTCGGCCGGGGACGATATAGTCGCTGTGGTGAAGTTCGAGAATGCCAGCTACATCTATCCTATCGTCGCCGACGCCAACGGATCGAGTGAAACCGGTGCCACCTATATCAGCGGCAATGGCGGCTCCGGCACCTGGACCGACCTGGGCGCCTATGCTGCCGATGATGTCGGTATTCGTGTGCGCACCAGCCCGACTCTGGCCCTTGATGCCGACGATGATCCGACGGCGACACCCTATCGTTGGAGTCTGTCGCACAATTATCCGAACCCGTTCAATCCTTCGACCAACATTCACTACTCGTTGGCCAGCCGTTCGCATGTAACGATTACGATCTACAATGTGCTGGGACAGGAAGTGAATGTTCTTGTCGATGAGGTCAAGTCCGCGGGCGAATATGACGCTTCGTGGGACGGTAGTGATTTCGGAGGGCGTGGCGTGGCCAGCGGTATCTATTTCTATCGCATGGTGGCCGACGACCACACTGAGACAGCCAAGATGGTGTTGTTGCGGTAA
- a CDS encoding ABC transporter permease subunit translates to MQTANVVTIFKKEIIDTLRDRRTLMFMLLVPLVAIPLLMMGMSKLMISQISKVEQESSRIVIMGRDQLPADLESILSSDGALELMDPSTWSDTSLTEALTMGSFDALLLVPDSFGIALTRESKTRIEIKYDQAEIRSEKAEDRLTRLLEEYQEKLVLSRLAQREINAEILKPFEIELDDVAPMQKLVGERLGAMLPYLIIIMCFMGAMYPAIDLAAGEKERGTLETLLVSPATRGEFVVGKYLVIVCTGVIAALMSLGSLMFSMTYMVDQLVAQLGTMLSLEMEPKTVLLVLLVILPLVGIFAGMLLSLSIFARSFKEAQSYVTVLNLLIIMPAFVSILPGFDLNYTLSMIPVVNVSMIMKEAISGTIMWNYVIVALVSNSVLAALSLVFCKKWFERESVIFRM, encoded by the coding sequence ATGCAGACAGCCAACGTTGTTACCATATTCAAAAAAGAAATCATCGACACTCTGCGCGACCGTCGTACCCTCATGTTCATGTTGCTGGTTCCGCTGGTGGCGATTCCCCTGCTCATGATGGGTATGTCGAAACTGATGATCAGCCAGATCAGCAAAGTGGAGCAGGAGTCATCTCGGATCGTGATTATGGGTCGTGATCAGTTACCTGCCGACTTGGAATCTATTCTTTCCTCCGACGGCGCACTCGAGTTGATGGATCCATCGACCTGGAGTGACACCAGCCTGACCGAGGCGTTGACCATGGGGTCTTTCGACGCCTTGCTGCTGGTACCGGACAGTTTCGGAATTGCGCTCACCCGGGAATCGAAGACGCGTATCGAAATCAAGTACGACCAGGCTGAGATAAGATCGGAAAAGGCGGAAGACAGGCTGACCCGGTTGCTTGAAGAGTACCAGGAGAAGCTGGTCCTGAGTCGTCTGGCCCAGCGAGAGATCAACGCCGAGATTCTCAAGCCGTTTGAGATCGAGCTCGATGACGTCGCCCCCATGCAGAAACTGGTCGGCGAACGGCTCGGCGCCATGCTGCCGTATCTGATTATCATCATGTGTTTCATGGGCGCCATGTATCCGGCTATCGATCTGGCTGCCGGCGAGAAAGAACGAGGCACCCTGGAGACACTTCTTGTATCACCGGCCACACGCGGCGAGTTCGTGGTCGGGAAATATCTGGTGATTGTCTGCACCGGCGTCATTGCCGCCCTTATGTCGCTGGGCAGTCTGATGTTTTCCATGACCTACATGGTGGATCAACTGGTGGCGCAGCTTGGTACCATGTTATCGTTGGAAATGGAGCCTAAGACAGTCCTACTGGTTCTTCTGGTGATTCTGCCTCTGGTCGGGATTTTCGCCGGGATGCTGTTATCGCTGTCGATTTTCGCCCGATCGTTCAAAGAGGCGCAGAGTTATGTCACCGTGTTGAACTTACTCATCATAATGCCGGCCTTCGTGTCTATTCTGCCCGGATTCGACCTCAACTACACACTATCGATGATCCCGGTGGTCAATGTCAGTATGATAATGAAAGAGGCTATCTCCGGGACGATCATGTGGAACTATGTGATCGTGGCGCTGGTCTCGAACTCGGTCCTTGCGGCCTTGAGTTTGGTTTTCTGCAAGAAATGGTTCGAGCGCGAGTCGGTGATTTTTAGGATGTGA
- a CDS encoding ATP-binding cassette domain-containing protein: MIEAANLTKIFKDRKRGQVRAVDSVSFRCKPAEVYGLLGPNGAGKTTTLRLLSTALRPDSGSAVINGVDVSKDPQQVRSQIGFLSGNTGLYSRLSPKEMVTYFGRLYGMAPARIKERMEKIFTMLDMHAFADGRCEKLSTGMKQKVSIARSVIHDPPAMIFDEPTTGLDVISSRTIVEFIKQCRNEGKTVIFSTHIMSEAMRLCDKIGIIHKGKMYSEGTVDEMLAQTDTDNLESAFIKIVGE; encoded by the coding sequence ATGATAGAAGCTGCCAATCTTACCAAGATTTTCAAAGACCGTAAACGGGGTCAGGTCCGGGCGGTCGATTCTGTTTCCTTCCGATGCAAGCCGGCGGAAGTATACGGTTTGCTGGGACCAAACGGCGCCGGCAAAACGACTACTTTACGCCTTTTGTCTACAGCCCTCAGACCGGATTCGGGCAGCGCCGTGATAAACGGAGTCGATGTTTCAAAGGACCCGCAACAGGTGCGTTCGCAGATAGGCTTTCTATCCGGCAACACCGGGTTGTACAGTCGGCTGTCACCCAAGGAAATGGTCACCTACTTTGGACGCCTGTACGGTATGGCCCCCGCGCGCATCAAAGAGCGTATGGAAAAGATTTTCACCATGCTCGACATGCACGCTTTTGCCGACGGTCGTTGCGAGAAACTGTCCACCGGCATGAAACAAAAAGTGTCTATTGCCCGCTCCGTGATCCATGACCCCCCGGCTATGATCTTCGATGAACCGACCACCGGACTCGACGTAATCAGCTCGCGCACGATTGTCGAGTTTATCAAGCAGTGCCGCAACGAAGGCAAGACGGTCATCTTCTCGACCCACATAATGAGCGAGGCCATGAGGTTGTGCGACAAGATCGGCATTATCCACAAGGGGAAGATGTACTCAGAAGGTACCGTCGACGAAATGCTCGCGCAGACCGACACCGACAATCTCGAAAGCGCTTTCATAAAGATTGTGGGGGAATGA
- a CDS encoding n-acetylglutamate synthase: MTDISYDGKWFVGVVNYDDGDLTKDVTFHYRQTGNTVWGTFQGGRVRFGTLLADVLQNNQLKMIWQYLNVDGQFVSGECLSTPELLPDGRLRLAETWSTVDGPTGTSVIEEKPAQL, encoded by the coding sequence ATGACAGATATCTCCTACGACGGTAAATGGTTTGTCGGTGTCGTCAATTATGACGATGGTGACCTGACTAAGGATGTCACGTTTCACTATCGCCAGACCGGGAACACTGTTTGGGGAACTTTTCAGGGTGGTCGTGTGCGTTTTGGGACGCTCCTTGCCGACGTGTTGCAGAACAACCAGCTTAAAATGATCTGGCAGTACCTGAATGTCGATGGGCAGTTTGTATCGGGAGAGTGTCTGTCAACGCCTGAACTCTTGCCGGATGGACGATTGCGACTTGCCGAGACCTGGAGCACGGTTGACGGACCCACCGGCACTTCTGTAATCGAGGAAAAACCGGCCCAGCTATGA
- a CDS encoding YgiQ family radical SAM protein, whose product MSKPTSHFLPTTKAELKARKWSQLDVILVTGDSYIDSPFIGVAVIGRMLADAGYKVGIIAQPDIATGSDMKRLGEPLLFWGVTGGSVDSMVANYTATGRKRRRDDFTPGGVNNRRPDRAVIVYSNLIRKYFKNTRPIVLGGVEASLRRVAHYDFHVDKVRRSVLFDAKADYLLYGMADFSVVQLADRITKNEPVAGLKGLCYIANEVPTDADELPSFESVSDDKQQFTQMFHTFYRNNDHLTGRMLAQKQDTRYLIQNPPAPPLSQQQLDRVHELDFQKDQHPRYEEFGKVNALETIRFSLLSHRGCYGECNFCGITVHQGWTVTWRSADSLVREAKRLTKRHDFKGTISDVGGPTANMYGFECQKKLSKGMCANKRCVYPDVCRAMPVNHGPQVDLLQRLRQITGVKRVVVASGIRHDMVLADRREGRRYLHEVVRHHVSGQMKLAPEHSENTVLNLMGKPDRQSLIEFRKLFFEATEQAGKNQFLTYYLIAAHPGCSDAHMAELKSFVGKVLKLNPEQVQVFTPLPSTYSALMYYTEKDPFTGKSLRVIKDVAGKLRQKRMLEKARR is encoded by the coding sequence ATGAGCAAACCGACCAGCCACTTCCTTCCCACCACCAAAGCCGAACTGAAGGCGCGCAAATGGTCGCAGCTCGATGTTATCCTGGTGACCGGCGACAGCTATATTGATAGTCCGTTTATCGGCGTGGCGGTGATTGGGCGCATGTTGGCCGATGCCGGTTACAAAGTGGGCATTATCGCACAACCGGACATCGCGACGGGCTCGGACATGAAACGTCTTGGTGAACCCTTGCTTTTCTGGGGCGTTACCGGCGGCTCGGTTGATTCGATGGTGGCCAATTACACCGCGACCGGTCGCAAACGACGGCGGGATGATTTCACGCCGGGGGGCGTTAACAACCGTCGTCCGGATCGGGCCGTGATCGTGTACAGTAACCTGATCCGCAAGTATTTCAAGAACACGCGACCGATTGTCCTTGGTGGCGTTGAGGCATCGTTGAGACGTGTGGCTCATTACGACTTCCATGTCGACAAAGTCCGTCGTTCGGTTCTTTTTGACGCCAAGGCGGATTACCTGCTCTACGGCATGGCCGATTTCAGCGTGGTGCAGTTGGCCGACAGGATCACAAAAAATGAACCGGTGGCCGGCTTGAAGGGATTGTGTTATATCGCCAACGAAGTCCCGACGGACGCGGATGAGTTGCCTTCATTTGAGTCAGTCAGTGATGACAAACAACAGTTCACTCAAATGTTCCACACCTTCTATCGTAACAACGACCATCTGACCGGACGAATGCTGGCCCAGAAACAAGACACCCGATACCTGATCCAAAATCCGCCGGCGCCGCCGTTGAGTCAGCAACAGTTGGATCGTGTGCATGAGTTGGACTTTCAGAAAGACCAGCATCCCCGCTATGAAGAGTTCGGTAAGGTCAATGCGCTGGAGACGATTCGGTTTTCGCTCCTGAGTCATCGCGGTTGCTACGGGGAATGTAATTTCTGCGGCATAACCGTCCATCAGGGTTGGACAGTCACCTGGCGGTCGGCTGACTCGCTGGTACGGGAAGCGAAGCGGCTGACCAAACGTCACGACTTCAAGGGAACCATCTCGGATGTCGGTGGCCCGACCGCCAACATGTACGGCTTCGAATGCCAAAAGAAACTAAGCAAAGGGATGTGCGCCAATAAACGATGTGTCTATCCGGATGTCTGCCGAGCCATGCCGGTCAACCATGGCCCACAGGTCGATCTTTTGCAGAGGTTACGACAGATAACAGGTGTCAAGCGGGTGGTGGTGGCTTCGGGCATCCGGCATGATATGGTGCTGGCCGACCGGCGGGAGGGTCGTCGCTACTTGCACGAGGTGGTCAGGCATCATGTTTCCGGACAGATGAAACTTGCGCCGGAACACTCCGAGAACACAGTGCTCAACCTGATGGGGAAGCCGGACCGACAATCACTGATCGAGTTTCGTAAGCTGTTTTTCGAAGCTACCGAGCAAGCCGGTAAGAACCAGTTTCTGACCTACTATCTGATTGCCGCCCACCCGGGCTGTTCCGATGCGCACATGGCCGAACTCAAGTCATTCGTGGGCAAAGTACTGAAACTGAACCCGGAGCAGGTCCAGGTGTTCACACCGCTGCCCTCTACATATTCGGCCCTGATGTACTACACGGAGAAGGATCCGTTCACAGGCAAATCGCTACGGGTGATAAAAGATGTCGCCGGTAAGCTTCGTCAGAAGAGAATGCTGGAGAAAGCCCGTCGATAA
- the lptC gene encoding LPS export ABC transporter periplasmic protein LptC → MRQIIVICLAICLAVFLGCSSQDSSRSGQNSSTDSSNVPNSELSGTRIMLYDGGRVTTEILSERIVEFDAIDSSMSYGVHVTTYDSLGKPAGWVIADSAIVREKTGKLDLFSKVVLVNHRQTRLKTNYLHWDSETDRMETEDYVDIKRGDDWVTGWGLEADGNLNWYHIKKVDKVHGDLSNIGNFNE, encoded by the coding sequence ATGCGACAGATTATTGTAATATGTTTGGCAATCTGCCTGGCCGTCTTCCTGGGATGCTCCAGTCAGGATTCATCACGATCGGGACAGAACAGTTCGACCGACTCGAGTAACGTGCCGAATTCAGAACTGAGTGGAACTCGGATTATGCTGTACGACGGCGGTCGAGTTACCACTGAGATTCTCTCGGAACGGATAGTCGAGTTCGATGCAATTGACTCGTCAATGTCCTATGGTGTGCACGTGACCACCTACGACTCGCTGGGCAAGCCGGCCGGTTGGGTGATTGCCGACTCAGCTATCGTGCGTGAAAAAACAGGCAAGCTCGATCTGTTCAGCAAAGTTGTCTTGGTGAATCACCGTCAGACAAGACTCAAGACCAACTATCTACACTGGGATTCAGAAACCGACCGCATGGAAACTGAAGACTATGTCGATATCAAAAGGGGCGACGACTGGGTGACCGGATGGGGTTTGGAGGCCGACGGCAACCTCAATTGGTATCATATCAAGAAAGTCGATAAGGTCCACGGTGACCTGTCAAACATCGGCAACTTCAACGAGTAA